One Myxococcaceae bacterium JPH2 DNA window includes the following coding sequences:
- a CDS encoding GAF domain-containing protein, whose amino-acid sequence MTMAASRLGEGRQYGAHAPEIEERLALLAEASRVLADASLESPAVMERLCGLVVPLLGSACALRLLLEDGRWLRTVASASCVPEVRPLFQALTAPLVRADEGVAGEVMRSGEALGVEDVTVEDLRRVLPGPYPGAMDRFPFHHLLVLPLRARGHTLGTLTVWREEQERRFDGGERLLLQELADRAAMALDVARAYAAERQARQAAEVAAGRLARLQHVTAELSEVLTASRVAEIVIDQGLEAVGARNGGLWLLEPGEAQARLLRCAGYAPAMTELFRIVPLNKRTPMRECLQELQPVWLEGPDELAARFPEVDARGPHFALQQSPSSACLPLVVDGRALGALLFAFALPHRFDDDERAFLLLVAHHAAQALARARLLEQEKRARAAMRQAHQTLEAVIQASPAAIMLLDPDGIVRLWNPAAERMLGWTAEEVIGQVLPAVPESRQEEFRQHLERVTQGTVLAGAETERLRRDGGTVQVALWTGLVRPASGPPQCLSVVVDITERQRGEEMQRFLAEAGGVLAGSLEQEETLERVAHLAVPAHAEACGVFLADGLGGVRCVATASTPEAATRHGPTGDMPAPGLTVVSRVISSGKPELRSGPSETEGRCDYLCVPLRVRGQTIGALSFVTSRRAYDPQDLALAQELARRAALAIDNARLYREARQAIRLREEFLSIASHELKTPITALQMQVQRLLAGLGHSGGVPSPERLRRGLEMVERQVKRQTQLVNDLLDVSRISAGRLELRPEPLELGALVREVAERFEPELARTDTPLDLVLSPEATGEWDRLRLDQVLTNLLSNAVKYGRGNPVRVALACFPKNVRLEVRDGGIGIATENLSRLFHRFERAVSERNYGGFGLGLWIARQIVEAMGGRITVHSELGVGSTFTVELPRG is encoded by the coding sequence ATGACCATGGCGGCTTCCAGGCTCGGCGAGGGACGGCAGTACGGGGCCCACGCTCCGGAAATCGAGGAGCGCCTGGCCCTGCTGGCCGAGGCGTCTCGAGTCCTGGCCGACGCGAGCCTGGAGTCTCCGGCGGTCATGGAGCGGTTGTGCGGGCTGGTGGTTCCACTGCTGGGCTCGGCGTGTGCGCTGCGGTTGCTCCTGGAGGATGGGCGGTGGCTGCGCACCGTCGCCTCGGCGTCGTGCGTGCCGGAGGTGCGTCCGCTGTTCCAGGCGCTCACCGCGCCGCTGGTGCGCGCGGACGAGGGCGTGGCCGGTGAGGTGATGCGCTCGGGTGAGGCGCTGGGCGTGGAGGACGTCACCGTGGAGGACCTGCGGCGCGTGCTGCCCGGACCCTACCCGGGCGCCATGGACCGCTTCCCTTTTCATCACTTGCTGGTGCTGCCGCTCCGCGCGCGGGGGCACACGTTGGGGACGCTGACGGTGTGGCGCGAGGAGCAGGAGCGCCGCTTCGACGGCGGAGAGCGGCTGCTGCTCCAGGAGCTGGCGGACCGCGCGGCCATGGCGCTGGACGTGGCGCGCGCCTACGCGGCGGAGCGACAGGCGCGACAAGCGGCGGAGGTAGCCGCGGGGCGACTGGCCCGGCTCCAGCACGTCACCGCGGAGCTGTCCGAGGTGCTCACCGCGTCGCGCGTGGCGGAGATCGTCATCGACCAGGGGCTGGAGGCGGTGGGCGCGCGCAACGGTGGCCTCTGGCTGCTGGAGCCGGGCGAGGCCCAGGCGCGGCTCCTGAGGTGCGCGGGCTACGCCCCGGCCATGACGGAGCTGTTCCGCATCGTGCCCCTGAACAAGCGCACGCCCATGCGCGAGTGCCTCCAAGAGCTGCAGCCCGTGTGGCTGGAGGGCCCGGACGAGCTGGCCGCGCGCTTCCCCGAGGTGGATGCCCGCGGTCCCCACTTCGCCCTGCAGCAGTCCCCCTCGTCCGCGTGCCTGCCGCTGGTGGTGGATGGCCGGGCGCTGGGCGCGCTGCTCTTCGCCTTCGCCCTGCCCCACCGCTTCGACGACGACGAGCGGGCCTTCCTCCTGCTCGTGGCGCACCACGCCGCCCAGGCCCTGGCGCGCGCGCGGCTGCTGGAGCAGGAGAAGCGCGCTCGGGCCGCGATGCGGCAGGCGCACCAGACGCTGGAGGCCGTCATCCAGGCGAGCCCGGCGGCCATCATGCTGCTGGACCCGGATGGCATCGTGCGGCTGTGGAACCCCGCCGCGGAGCGCATGCTGGGGTGGACCGCCGAAGAGGTGATTGGCCAGGTGCTGCCCGCAGTGCCCGAGTCCCGCCAGGAGGAGTTCCGCCAGCATCTGGAGCGGGTGACGCAGGGCACGGTGCTCGCGGGCGCGGAGACGGAGCGGCTGCGGCGCGACGGCGGCACCGTGCAGGTGGCGCTGTGGACGGGGCTCGTGCGCCCCGCGAGCGGTCCCCCCCAGTGCCTCAGCGTGGTCGTGGACATCACCGAGCGCCAGCGCGGCGAGGAGATGCAGCGCTTCCTCGCGGAAGCCGGCGGCGTGCTCGCGGGCAGCCTGGAGCAGGAGGAGACGCTGGAGCGCGTGGCCCACCTGGCCGTGCCCGCGCACGCGGAGGCCTGTGGCGTCTTCCTGGCGGATGGGCTGGGCGGCGTGCGCTGCGTCGCCACCGCGTCGACTCCCGAGGCCGCGACCCGCCACGGGCCCACCGGCGACATGCCCGCGCCCGGGCTGACGGTGGTGTCGCGGGTCATCAGCTCGGGCAAGCCGGAGCTGCGCTCGGGGCCCTCCGAGACCGAGGGCCGCTGCGACTATCTCTGCGTGCCCTTGCGCGTGCGCGGCCAGACGATTGGCGCGCTCTCCTTCGTCACCTCGCGGCGCGCGTATGACCCGCAGGACCTAGCGCTGGCGCAGGAGCTGGCGCGTCGGGCGGCGCTCGCCATCGACAACGCGCGCCTGTACCGCGAGGCCCGGCAGGCCATCCGGCTGCGCGAGGAGTTCCTCTCCATCGCGAGCCACGAGCTGAAGACGCCCATCACCGCGCTCCAGATGCAGGTGCAGCGGCTGCTGGCGGGGCTGGGCCACTCGGGCGGCGTGCCGTCTCCGGAGCGGCTGCGCCGGGGCCTGGAGATGGTGGAGCGGCAGGTGAAGCGCCAGACGCAGCTCGTGAACGACCTGCTGGATGTGTCGCGCATCAGCGCGGGCCGACTGGAGCTGCGGCCGGAGCCGCTGGAGCTGGGGGCGCTCGTGCGCGAGGTGGCGGAGCGCTTCGAGCCCGAGCTGGCGCGCACCGACACGCCGCTGGACCTGGTGCTCTCCCCCGAGGCCACCGGCGAGTGGGACCGGCTGCGGCTGGACCAGGTCCTCACCAACCTGCTCTCCAACGCCGTGAAGTACGGCCGAGGCAACCCGGTGCGGGTGGCGCTGGCGTGCTTCCCCAAGAACGTGCGCCTGGAGGTGCGCGACGGAGGCATCGGCATCGCGACCGAGAACCTGTCACGTCTGTTCCACCGCTTCGAGCGCGCCGTGTCCGAGCGCAACTACGGCGGCTTCGGGCTGGGGCTGTGGATTGCCCGCCAGATTGTCGAGGCGATGGGCGGGCGCATCACCGTGCACAGCGAGCTGGGGGTGGGTTCCACCTTCACCGTCGAGCTGCCACGCGGCTGA
- a CDS encoding metallophosphoesterase, giving the protein MRLFGIGDTHLPSTRQKDMHRFGWTDHPLPLQRAWDERVRAEDVVIVAGDISWATRTHEVQEDLAWLDARPGRKVLVRGNHDYWWGDSASKLRKVLEPFRTLEGFLHNSAVVMGPWVIAGSRLWTAPEAPPMPGGEMGDEPSDAGYVERETRRLATSFEDARKKEQASPTPLIRIAAVHFPPLYANEKPTAFSAPIEAFAPKVCVYGHLHAGGIPAGFTGDHGGVRYVLASCDAAGFAPVLLDEV; this is encoded by the coding sequence ATGCGGCTCTTCGGCATTGGCGACACCCACCTTCCCTCCACCCGTCAGAAGGACATGCACCGCTTCGGCTGGACGGACCATCCCTTGCCGCTCCAGCGCGCGTGGGATGAGCGGGTGCGGGCCGAGGACGTGGTCATCGTGGCGGGGGACATCTCCTGGGCCACGCGGACGCACGAAGTGCAGGAGGACCTGGCCTGGCTGGACGCGCGCCCGGGCCGCAAGGTGCTGGTGCGCGGCAACCACGACTACTGGTGGGGAGACTCCGCCTCCAAGCTGCGCAAGGTGCTCGAGCCCTTCCGGACGCTGGAGGGCTTCCTCCACAACAGCGCGGTGGTGATGGGGCCGTGGGTGATTGCCGGCAGCCGGCTGTGGACCGCCCCCGAGGCGCCGCCCATGCCCGGCGGAGAGATGGGCGATGAGCCCTCGGACGCGGGCTACGTGGAGCGGGAGACGCGCCGGCTGGCGACGTCGTTCGAGGACGCGCGCAAGAAGGAGCAAGCGAGCCCCACGCCCCTCATCCGCATCGCGGCCGTGCACTTCCCGCCGCTGTACGCCAACGAGAAGCCCACCGCGTTCAGCGCCCCCATCGAGGCCTTCGCGCCCAAGGTGTGCGTCTACGGTCACCTGCACGCGGGCGGAATTCCCGCGGGCTTCACGGGCGACCACGGGGGCGTGCGCTACGTGCTGGCCTCATGCGACGCCGCGGGCTTCGCGCCCGTGCTGCTGGACGAGGTCTGA
- a CDS encoding DsbA family protein — translation MKTLHKPLQITVYQDVLCAWCYLADLRLEVLRHEFGDAVRWSVRPYPLRVQDVLPTERELRGLVEEVQRAQREPDALARQLSADLWQGGDPPRTSVPALAALEAARLQGPQARAFLARAMQRAALEQGVNVSRSDVVFELASRVGLAMNEFSAAFRSEETRRLILDEHRLAQSRGVRGVPTLVIGGRWMLCGLRDLTEYREHILACLGRLSAPRSGSPERVVH, via the coding sequence ATGAAAACGCTGCACAAGCCGCTGCAGATCACCGTCTACCAGGATGTCCTCTGCGCCTGGTGTTACCTCGCCGACCTGCGCCTGGAAGTCCTGCGGCACGAGTTTGGCGACGCCGTGCGCTGGAGCGTGCGGCCCTATCCCCTGCGCGTCCAAGACGTGCTGCCCACGGAGCGCGAGCTGCGCGGGCTGGTGGAAGAGGTGCAGCGCGCGCAGCGAGAGCCCGATGCGTTGGCGCGTCAGCTCTCCGCGGACTTGTGGCAGGGAGGAGATCCTCCGCGCACGAGCGTGCCGGCCTTGGCGGCGCTGGAGGCCGCGCGACTGCAAGGCCCGCAGGCCCGTGCGTTCCTCGCGCGCGCCATGCAGCGAGCGGCGCTGGAGCAGGGCGTCAACGTGTCGCGCTCGGATGTGGTGTTCGAGCTGGCGTCGCGCGTGGGCCTGGCGATGAACGAGTTCTCCGCGGCCTTCCGCTCCGAGGAGACGCGCCGCCTCATCCTCGACGAGCACCGGCTGGCGCAGAGCCGCGGCGTGCGCGGCGTGCCCACGCTCGTGATTGGCGGCCGGTGGATGCTGTGCGGGCTGCGAGACCTGACCGAGTACCGCGAGCACATCCTCGCGTGCCTGGGTCGACTGTCGGCGCCCCGCTCGGGATCTCCCGAGCGGGTGGTGCACTGA
- a CDS encoding carboxypeptidase regulatory-like domain-containing protein: MTRPLWLTCGAVLSLGLAACSTTTSAPDPGVRTEDAGVVDLDDLHINVSGRVAVLPEAQTLLQAHGQAPLSIDGAPLTIEEPLRVAVHDTSATVGAGTLASDGAFHVTHVSVRDIHQGLAVGVSHEGLAHCTSIIFDTAFTGTRPHTDLVDAQAWVLPTAFVQALDTAIGETRLRAHTEGRASTLEEAGFIMGRVVDTSGHPVTGVRVVPDRTELSDRVYYPSEDLSTVNQDGTSGSGLFVYVHTAKGLSAFHLSVEGAGNYVPRNVGASAGLGIVLTMYPGRFPPP, translated from the coding sequence ATGACTCGCCCCCTCTGGCTGACATGCGGCGCAGTGCTGAGTCTCGGACTCGCGGCGTGCAGTACCACCACCTCCGCGCCGGATCCGGGTGTTCGCACCGAGGACGCCGGGGTGGTGGACCTGGATGACCTCCACATCAACGTGAGCGGCCGTGTCGCGGTGCTGCCCGAGGCGCAGACGCTGCTCCAGGCGCATGGCCAGGCTCCGCTCTCCATCGACGGCGCCCCGCTCACCATCGAAGAGCCCCTTCGCGTGGCGGTGCACGACACGAGCGCCACCGTCGGCGCGGGAACGCTGGCGAGCGACGGCGCCTTCCACGTGACCCACGTGTCCGTGCGCGACATCCATCAGGGGCTCGCCGTCGGCGTGTCCCACGAGGGGCTGGCGCACTGCACGTCCATCATCTTCGACACGGCCTTCACGGGCACCCGGCCGCACACGGACTTGGTGGACGCGCAAGCCTGGGTGCTGCCCACCGCGTTCGTGCAGGCGCTGGACACGGCGATCGGCGAGACCCGCCTGCGCGCCCACACCGAGGGCCGCGCCTCCACGTTGGAGGAGGCGGGCTTCATCATGGGCCGCGTGGTGGACACCAGCGGACACCCCGTGACGGGTGTGCGCGTGGTGCCGGACCGGACCGAGCTGTCGGACCGCGTCTACTACCCGTCCGAGGACCTGAGCACCGTGAACCAGGACGGCACGTCCGGCAGCGGCTTGTTCGTCTATGTCCACACCGCGAAGGGCCTCAGCGCGTTCCACCTGAGCGTGGAGGGCGCGGGCAACTACGTGCCTCGCAACGTGGGCGCGTCCGCCGGGCTGGGCATCGTGCTGACGATGTATCCCGGGCGCTTCCCGCCCCCCTGA
- a CDS encoding potassium transporter Kup encodes MDTSKRIAMLALGALGIVYGDIGTSPLYALRECFTGPHGIVPTPENVMGVLSLIFWSLIIVVSVKYLIFVMRADNRGEGGILALMALAMQRPRGAAHKARPVLVTLGIFGAALLYGDGLITPAISVLSAVEGLNVATPVFDPYIIPITLVILAVLFLVQRHGTAGIGAVFGPFMCLWFLTLAVLGVKELVHNPVVLGALSPWHGALFFIRNGGHGFLVLGSVFLVVTGGEALYADMGHFGWRPIKLAWFTLVLPALMLNYLGQGALLLRDASAARNPFYLLAPDWALYPLVVLATGATVIASQALISGAFSITRQAMQLGYSPRMEVVHTSAEEMGQIYLPGLNGVLLLGVVALVLGFRSASALASAYGIAVTTTMAITTVLAYIVARERWGVSRALALPVAGVFLLVDLSFFGANAVKIADGGWFPLLLAVCIFTLMTTWKRGREILANKLRASTISLRELLESFGDHPPVRVPGTAIFMTGNAEGTPPALLHNLKHNKVLHEQVVLLTILSEEVPHVPAPERVEVEPLELGFVRVVAQYGFMENPSIPDVLKRCREKGLQFQLMGTSFFLGRETLIPTKKPGMAVWREALFAWMSRNARSATAYFRIPPNRVVELGSQVEL; translated from the coding sequence ATGGACACCTCCAAGCGCATCGCGATGCTCGCCCTCGGGGCCCTGGGCATCGTCTATGGAGACATCGGAACCAGTCCGCTCTACGCCCTGCGAGAGTGCTTCACGGGGCCGCACGGCATCGTGCCCACGCCCGAGAACGTGATGGGGGTGCTGTCCCTCATCTTCTGGTCGCTCATCATCGTGGTGTCGGTGAAGTACCTCATCTTCGTGATGCGGGCGGACAACCGGGGCGAGGGCGGCATCCTGGCGCTGATGGCGTTGGCGATGCAGCGGCCTCGGGGCGCGGCGCACAAGGCGCGGCCGGTGCTCGTGACGCTGGGCATCTTCGGCGCGGCGCTCCTCTATGGAGACGGGCTCATCACCCCGGCCATCTCCGTGCTCAGCGCGGTCGAGGGCCTCAACGTGGCCACGCCCGTCTTCGACCCCTACATCATCCCCATCACGCTGGTCATCCTGGCGGTGCTGTTCCTGGTGCAGCGGCACGGCACGGCGGGCATCGGCGCGGTGTTCGGGCCGTTCATGTGCCTGTGGTTCCTCACGCTGGCGGTGCTGGGCGTGAAGGAGTTGGTGCACAACCCGGTGGTGCTGGGCGCGCTGTCGCCTTGGCACGGAGCGCTGTTCTTCATCCGCAACGGCGGCCACGGCTTCCTGGTGCTGGGCTCGGTGTTCCTGGTGGTGACGGGCGGCGAGGCGCTGTACGCGGACATGGGCCACTTCGGCTGGCGTCCCATCAAGCTCGCGTGGTTCACGCTGGTGCTGCCCGCGCTGATGCTCAACTACCTGGGGCAGGGCGCGCTCCTGCTGCGTGACGCGTCCGCGGCTCGCAACCCGTTCTACCTCCTGGCCCCGGACTGGGCGCTGTACCCGCTGGTGGTGCTGGCCACGGGCGCCACGGTGATTGCGTCCCAGGCGCTCATCTCCGGCGCGTTCTCCATCACCCGCCAGGCCATGCAGCTGGGCTACAGCCCGCGCATGGAGGTGGTGCACACCTCCGCCGAGGAGATGGGGCAAATCTATCTGCCGGGCCTCAACGGCGTGCTGCTCTTGGGCGTGGTGGCGCTGGTGCTGGGCTTCCGCTCGGCGAGCGCACTGGCCAGCGCGTACGGCATCGCCGTGACGACGACCATGGCCATCACCACCGTGCTGGCCTACATCGTCGCGCGCGAGCGCTGGGGCGTGAGCCGGGCCCTGGCCCTTCCGGTGGCCGGCGTGTTCCTGCTGGTGGACCTGTCCTTCTTTGGTGCCAACGCGGTGAAGATCGCCGACGGCGGCTGGTTCCCCCTGCTCCTGGCCGTCTGCATCTTCACGCTGATGACCACGTGGAAGCGCGGCCGGGAAATCCTGGCCAACAAGCTGCGCGCCTCCACCATCAGCCTGCGCGAGCTGCTGGAGAGCTTCGGGGACCACCCGCCCGTGCGCGTGCCCGGCACCGCCATCTTCATGACGGGCAACGCCGAGGGCACTCCGCCCGCGCTCCTGCACAACCTGAAGCACAACAAGGTGCTGCACGAGCAGGTGGTGCTGCTCACCATCCTCTCGGAGGAGGTCCCCCACGTGCCCGCCCCCGAGCGCGTGGAGGTGGAGCCTCTGGAGCTGGGCTTCGTGCGCGTGGTGGCCCAGTACGGCTTCATGGAGAACCCCAGCATTCCGGACGTGCTCAAGCGCTGCCGCGAGAAGGGGCTCCAGTTCCAGCTCATGGGCACCAGCTTCTTCCTGGGCCGCGAGACGCTCATCCCCACCAAGAAGCCGGGCATGGCGGTGTGGCGCGAGGCCCTCTTCGCCTGGATGAGCCGCAACGCGCGCAGCGCCACCGCCTACTTCCGGATTCCACCCAACCGCGTGGTGGAATTGGGCAGCCAGGTCGAGCTTTGA
- a CDS encoding PD40 domain-containing protein, whose translation MSPGLERRTGSGPGWARCFAALAVLVAGCPAGRCGSGASGTGPLSDSERRAMPGVISFLSERAGQKDVWLVTPSGVERQLTHGPEDEYPGPASPNGHALLVISSNELQGQSFQQLRVLPLEGGPEVALHLPRTRSRNASWSPDGAWLVAESDAKGFSDVVRLSPRADAPELPLTHVPQGCFEPAVSPSGAEVAYACSSDEGDPEIYVARADGTNPRRITTFYREDRTPQWSPDGQWLSFVSNREQRERIYRVRADGSDLRAISGEAFAGDEREAAWSPDGQRLAYVSRLPEGKSRIWVVAASGGAPRALTDGTHRDDMPAWSPDGKSLVFVSERDAEVDLYLMRADGTGQTRLTTAKGADWLPRWFVQR comes from the coding sequence ATGTCTCCAGGCCTTGAACGAAGAACGGGTTCCGGGCCTGGATGGGCGCGGTGCTTCGCCGCGCTCGCTGTGCTGGTCGCTGGATGCCCCGCGGGCCGCTGTGGCTCCGGGGCGTCCGGTACCGGGCCCTTGTCTGACTCCGAGCGGCGCGCCATGCCGGGCGTGATTTCGTTCCTCTCGGAGCGGGCGGGGCAGAAGGACGTGTGGCTGGTGACGCCTTCGGGCGTCGAGCGCCAGCTCACACACGGCCCCGAGGACGAGTACCCCGGGCCGGCCTCGCCGAACGGGCACGCGCTGCTGGTCATCTCGTCCAATGAACTCCAGGGACAGAGCTTCCAGCAGCTGCGCGTGCTTCCCTTGGAGGGCGGGCCGGAGGTTGCGCTGCACCTGCCGCGGACGCGCTCGCGCAACGCGAGCTGGTCTCCGGATGGCGCGTGGCTGGTGGCCGAGTCGGACGCGAAGGGCTTCAGCGACGTGGTGCGCCTGTCGCCGCGCGCCGACGCGCCCGAGCTGCCGCTGACGCACGTGCCCCAGGGCTGCTTCGAGCCGGCCGTCTCTCCGAGCGGCGCCGAAGTGGCCTACGCGTGCAGCAGCGACGAAGGCGATCCCGAAATCTACGTGGCGCGCGCGGATGGGACGAACCCGCGTCGCATCACCACGTTCTACCGAGAGGACCGCACGCCCCAGTGGAGTCCGGATGGGCAGTGGCTGTCCTTCGTCAGCAACCGTGAGCAGCGCGAGCGCATCTACCGCGTGCGTGCGGATGGCTCGGACTTGCGCGCCATCTCCGGCGAGGCCTTCGCGGGAGACGAGCGCGAGGCGGCCTGGAGTCCGGACGGTCAGCGGCTGGCCTACGTGAGCCGTTTGCCGGAAGGGAAGAGTCGCATCTGGGTGGTGGCTGCATCCGGCGGCGCGCCTCGAGCGCTCACGGATGGCACGCACCGCGACGACATGCCCGCGTGGAGTCCGGACGGGAAGTCCCTGGTGTTCGTCTCCGAGCGCGACGCGGAGGTGGACCTGTACCTGATGCGCGCGGACGGCACCGGACAGACGCGCCTCACCACCGCGAAGGGAGCGGACTGGTTGCCGCGCTGGTTCGTCCAGCGCTGA
- a CDS encoding N-acetylmuramoyl-L-alanine amidase has protein sequence MHAIRNPLAAAAAALALAACGPQPQPEAPAPTPTETPAPSSTTAQRTPRELDPLFAQAAAEFNVPESLLKAISYTQTHWQMVEGSEEFPGMAPAYGLLALRGDALAEAASLSGESVDAVRTDARAHLRAGAALLSAYATELKLDRSDLGAWAPVAARLSGISDSEALATYIHRGLYATLRQGAVAINEDGSSAATLEPVDVQAQFEAPPVKAQAAGPNYAAAVWRPSPNYNARPSGYSPSMIVIHTCEGEYSGCWGWLVNSASQVSAHYVVNESGSEVSQLVREADRAWHVGATYDCSLNGNTSCGLNGVSVNHFAVGIEHGGFASQSSFPAGQIDTSAKLSCDIARDNSIPKDSYHIVAHGRLQPASRTDPGPNWPWSSYISKINSYCGTTSSTIVVDSNNANNDTAKGYINVSANWVDGTSAGYYGSGYWYASTQAISDTADFYFYMPAAGTKTIDAWWVAGTNRSAAAPFLIVAGSTTVATVKVSQQINGSQWNTLGTWSFPAGWNKVMLSRWTGEASSVVIADAIRIR, from the coding sequence ATGCACGCGATTCGCAACCCCCTCGCGGCGGCCGCCGCGGCGTTGGCGTTGGCCGCTTGCGGCCCCCAGCCGCAGCCCGAGGCCCCCGCTCCCACCCCCACCGAGACGCCGGCTCCGTCCAGCACCACGGCTCAGCGCACCCCGCGCGAGTTGGATCCGCTGTTCGCGCAGGCCGCCGCGGAGTTCAACGTCCCCGAGTCGCTGCTCAAGGCCATCTCCTACACGCAGACGCACTGGCAGATGGTGGAGGGCTCCGAGGAGTTCCCGGGCATGGCCCCGGCCTATGGTCTGCTCGCCCTTCGCGGTGATGCGCTGGCCGAGGCGGCGTCGCTGTCCGGCGAGTCCGTGGACGCGGTGCGCACGGACGCGCGCGCTCACCTGCGCGCGGGCGCGGCCCTGCTGTCCGCCTATGCCACCGAGCTGAAGCTGGACCGCTCGGACCTGGGCGCCTGGGCGCCGGTGGCCGCGCGACTCAGCGGCATCTCCGACTCCGAGGCCCTGGCGACCTATATCCACCGCGGGCTGTACGCGACGCTGCGGCAGGGCGCGGTGGCCATCAACGAGGACGGCTCGTCGGCGGCCACGCTGGAGCCGGTGGACGTCCAGGCCCAGTTCGAGGCGCCGCCGGTGAAGGCGCAGGCCGCGGGCCCGAACTACGCCGCCGCGGTGTGGCGCCCATCGCCCAACTACAACGCGCGCCCGAGCGGCTACTCCCCGTCGATGATCGTCATCCACACGTGCGAGGGCGAGTACTCGGGGTGCTGGGGCTGGCTGGTGAACTCCGCCTCCCAGGTCAGCGCGCACTACGTCGTGAACGAGTCCGGCAGCGAGGTGTCGCAGCTCGTGCGCGAGGCGGACCGCGCGTGGCACGTGGGCGCCACGTATGACTGCTCGCTCAACGGCAACACGTCGTGCGGACTCAACGGCGTGTCGGTGAACCACTTCGCGGTCGGCATCGAGCACGGTGGCTTCGCCAGCCAGTCGAGCTTCCCGGCCGGGCAGATTGATACCTCGGCCAAGCTGTCGTGCGACATCGCGCGCGACAACTCCATCCCCAAGGACAGCTACCACATCGTGGCGCACGGCCGTTTGCAGCCGGCTTCGCGCACGGATCCGGGTCCCAACTGGCCGTGGTCCTCGTACATCAGCAAGATCAACAGCTACTGCGGCACCACCAGCAGCACCATCGTGGTGGACAGCAACAACGCCAACAACGACACGGCCAAGGGCTACATCAACGTGTCCGCGAACTGGGTGGACGGCACGAGCGCCGGCTACTACGGCAGCGGCTACTGGTACGCGTCCACGCAGGCCATCTCCGACACGGCGGACTTCTACTTCTACATGCCGGCGGCGGGGACGAAGACCATCGACGCGTGGTGGGTGGCGGGCACCAACCGCTCGGCGGCGGCGCCCTTCCTCATCGTGGCCGGCAGCACCACGGTGGCCACGGTGAAGGTGAGCCAGCAGATCAACGGCAGCCAGTGGAACACGCTGGGCACGTGGAGTTTCCCGGCGGGCTGGAACAAGGTCATGCTGAGCCGGTGGACGGGCGAGGCCTCCTCGGTCGTCATCGCCGACGCCATCCGGATCCGCTGA
- a CDS encoding DUF2378 family protein produces MPSNKAELAARLAAAQPGDSVRGLFFKAVFNLVQQHGGPSALERVRVGELAKDYSDLRTYPVQDFLALLYAAADALEDTLGTEHAVYHACGEISITRYSTGPGMLIFGIISRGDPQKLFAGAQMGYSAAVTYGSREYLTTGSKSGTLRVRRDMLPPAYHEGILSGALKVLGLKGTAKANPQGIDRVDYDIQWS; encoded by the coding sequence ATGCCGTCCAACAAGGCCGAACTCGCCGCCCGCCTCGCCGCCGCCCAGCCCGGGGACTCCGTCCGCGGCCTGTTCTTCAAGGCGGTCTTCAACCTGGTGCAGCAGCACGGGGGCCCCTCGGCGCTGGAGCGTGTGCGCGTGGGGGAGCTGGCCAAGGACTACTCGGACCTGCGCACGTACCCGGTGCAGGACTTCCTCGCGCTGCTCTACGCCGCGGCGGACGCGCTGGAGGACACGCTGGGCACCGAGCACGCCGTCTACCACGCGTGCGGAGAAATCAGCATCACGCGCTACTCCACGGGCCCGGGGATGCTCATCTTCGGCATCATCTCACGCGGGGATCCGCAGAAGCTCTTCGCGGGAGCGCAGATGGGCTACAGCGCGGCCGTGACGTACGGCAGCCGCGAGTACCTCACCACCGGAAGCAAGTCCGGCACCCTGCGCGTCCGCCGCGACATGCTGCCGCCCGCGTACCACGAGGGAATCCTGAGCGGCGCCCTCAAGGTGCTCGGGCTGAAGGGCACGGCCAAGGCCAACCCTCAGGGCATCGACCGCGTCGACTACGACATCCAGTGGAGCTAG